The Bacteroidota bacterium genomic interval ACAGAAAATGCAAACATAAACTTACCTAAATCGTGTTGGTGTTCATCAGTTACAACACCTGCTAAATAACCTTTGCTTCTTAAATACCATACCAATAAATAAGTAATTGTTAAAGCACTTACCCAACCGGTAGCAAAGTTATAAATAGTGAATATAGTTGAATACCAATGAGCATCAATACTCATCATTAAATCCCATGCAAGCATAGAGAAAGTAAAACCAAATATGAATAAGAAGTAAGTTGATAGTTTAAAGTTTTTATCAAAATTTTCAACACCACCTATTAAGTCTTCGTTACGTGAGTTTTTTCTAATTTGAGCAGCAGCCCAAATCCAGAAAGCAGTAAATAAAACCAAACGAACCAAATAAAATGGTTGTGCTAAATACCAAGTTTTTTTAGCTAATAATGGATCTGATTCCATTACACCAGGGTGTGCCCAATGGTAAATACCGCCATGTAATACATAAAAGTTAATTAATATTATGGACAATAAAAAACTGGCACCAATTATCATGTAGGTACTCATTGCCTCTGGAATTCTGCGAATAGCTACATACCAAGCTGCGTTAGCCAACTGGCTGATAACAACAAAAATAATAGCACAGGTAGCAATAATAAAAGTGAAATAGCTATCTATCAACATATTACCCCAAAACCTTTTAGCAACTAAATGGTGAGCATCTTCAGCACTTATTCCTTCAATAGAAGGATGATAAGTAAAGTAACCAAGTATAGTTAAAAGCACCCCAACAATCATCAAACCGTACGACCACTTTTTATTGCCTTCAGTTACTGTATATTTTTCTTCTTTAATTTCTATATGTGTATCGTGTGACATAATTTTTTTTCAAATAATTAATTCAACTTAATTTTTAACGGTACTATCAGCAGCAGCACTTGGAGCACTTGCAGTAGTTTTAAAAGTATTAACATAGTGTATTACCTGCCATATTTGATTAGGACTTAATACAGTACCATAAGCACCCATTAAGTTTCTACCATATTTAACAGAGTAAAATGCTTTTCCATCATTAATAGTTGGAAGCCTGTCTGCATAACTTGGTACTTTAGGAAACTTACCATCAGCAACTATAGTTCCATTTCCTTGTCCGTCCTCGCCATGGCAAGGAGTACAGTTAATAGAGTATAATCTTTTACCTTCAGCTAAATTGTAAACAGTAGCACTTAGCGGATTTTTCAGAGCACCGGCAGCTTCATAAGCTTCCGTTGTTTTAGGAAAATCATAAGTAGCGTAATCAGCCTGACCACGTGCAATAGTGTGTTTTGCAGGTAAACGCATATTCATACCATTAGGGTTAATAGTATTTGGTTTATCTTCTTCCTGACTCAAAGGCTCATAAGCAAATGAATGGTACATATTAGGTGCATACTCTAATCCCGGATTATCACCTCCGGCCGTACATGAGGCTATAAAAGCCATACCCGAACCTAATAAAATAGCTATACTTATATTTTTTAATTTCATAGTATTAGTCTTCAAACTCCCTTTCTCTTATTTCAATAGCTCCATTATTTTTCAATAATGAACTTAACTCAGTTATATCTGTTTTGTTAGGTACCACATCAATAGCTACTACAAATAAATCATCAGTAACTCTGATATCAATAATATCAGCATTTTTACCCCAAATCATTTTGTTAACAGCAAAGAAGCAACCCACCATACCAAAGGCAGTACATAAAATGGCCAACTCAAATGTTATTGGAATATAAGTTGGTATATGCAATGAAGGTTTACCACCTACATTTATTTGCCAATCAAAATAAGAAGCATATGATTGTAAAGTTAAAGCCAATACAATACCGGTCATAGCAAAACAAAACGCAGCAACTGTTAATCTTGATCTTTTAATTCCCAATACTCTGTCCATTCCGTGAATAGCAAATGGCGAGTATACATCTCTAACTCTGTACCCATCATGAATCAACTTTTTAGTTGTATCATAAATATGGTCAGGGTCGTTATAAATTCCTAAAATTACTTTATTAGTGTCCATGAACTGAATCTCCTTTCGTTTCGTGTGCGTGATTAGGCATTTTGTGATTGTTTTTTAATAATTCAGTGTATTGTTTTTCTAATTCCAAAGCATGTTTAGTTTTAACAATACTTTTCAACTCACTCATGTTAATAGAAGGTAAAAACTTCATGAATAAGAAAAATAAGAAGAAGAACAATCCAAATGAACCAATTAAAATAGATACCTCAACAAGAGTAGGTGTATACATACTCCAACTTGAAGGAAGGAAATCTCTATGTAACGAAGTTACGATGATTACGAAACGTTCAAACCACATACCTATATTCACAATAATTGACATAATGAAAATAAACCAAGGTGTAGTACGTGCCCATTTAATCCAGAATACCTGAGGAGCCACCAAGTTACATCCCATCATTATCCAGTAACTCCATCCGTAAGGACCGAAAGCACGGTTTAAGAAAGCATATTGCTCATATTCAACACCAGAGTATGCAGCCACAAAGAACTCAGTAATGTAAGCTAAACCTACCATTGTTCCTGTTAACATTACTACACGACACATTGCATCTAAATGCGCTTCAGTAATATAATCTTTATAGCTTAATACTTCACGGGCAACAATCAATAAAGTTAATACCATTCCAAATCCCGAGAAGATAGCTCCCGCAACAAAGTAAGGAGGAAAAATAGTTGTATGCCATCCCGGTACTAATGAAGTAGCAAAGTCCATAGATACAATTGAGTGAACCGAAAGTACCAAGGGAGTAGAAATAGCCGCTAATATTAAACTGATTACTTCATATCTGTGCCATACTTTAGTTGAACCATTCCAACCCATTGCAAAGAAACCATACCAGAATTTACGTACTTTACTGGTTGCTCTATCACGTACGGTAGCTATATCTGGTATTAAACCTACATACCAGAATACTAATGATACTGAGAAATAAGTAGAGATTGCAAATACGTCCCAAACCAAAGGTGAGTTAAAGTTTACCCATAAACTACCCAAAGCATTTGGAAGCGGAATAGGCCAATAAGCTACCCACGGACGACCCATGTGAGATAAAATAAATGATGCCGCACAAACTACCGCAAAAATGGTCATTGCTTCTGCTGAACGGTTAATAGACATACGCCATTTTTGGCGGAATAATAATAATACTGCTGAAATTAAAGTACCGGCATGTCCAATACCTACCCAAAATACGAAATTGGTAATATCAAAAGCCCAACCCACAGTTTTATTTAAACCCCAGGCTCCTAAACCCACTAGCATGGTATAAGTAGTGGCAAAAATCCAAATTGCTAAAACAATAGTTGATAAACCAAATCCAATCCACCAACCTTTTGACGGTTTGTTTTCTATTGGACGAGTGATTTCTTTCGTAATATCACTGTAGGTTTTACCACCTGTTACGAGCAAATCTCTAATTGGTGATTCGTATGACATGTAATTATATTATTTTAAAATTTTTGTTTAATTGATTAATAAATTTTGATTAATGAGCTTCGTGCGCAGCTTCTTTAGCAGGCTCATGTTTTTCTTCATGATGCGCAACTGGAGCTTTTTGCTCACCGGCAATAGGTTCGTTTACGTTTCTTATTTTAGTTAAGTAACCAACTGAAGGTTGAACGTTGTACTCTTCTAATAGAACATATTTACGTTCGTTTTTGAATAATTTAGAAATTTCGCTGTTAGCATCATTCATATCACCAAAAACCAAAGCATCTGCAGGGCATGATTGTTGGCAAGCTGTTTTCACATCACCATCAACCATTGTTCTGTTTTCAATTTTAGCTTTTAACTTACCGGCTTGGATACGTTGAACGCAGAAAGAACATTTTTCCATAACCCCTCTAGAACGAACAGTTACATCAGGATTGATAACCATTCTACCTAAATCATTATTGAAATGGAAATCAAATTGATCATTTTCTCTGTATTTAAACCAATTGAATCTACGTACTTTATAAGGACAGTTATTTGCACAGTACCTGGTTCCTACACAACGGTTATAAGCCATTTGGTTTAAACCTTCTGAGCTATGAACTGTTGCTAATACAGGGCAAACTGTTTCGCAAGGAGCGTGACCACAATGTTGGCACATCATAGGTTGATACATTACCGAAACATTTTCGTAATCAACATCGCTGCCTTTTTTATCTAATTCTTTTTCTTTGGTAGTTACTACACCCTTGCTATCTTTAAAGCTATAGTATCTGTCAATACGTATCCAGTGCATTTCGCGACTGTTTAATATTTCTTTTCTACCAACTACAGGTACATTGTTCTCAGCTGAACAACTTACCACACAAGCTCCACAACCAGTACAAGCATTCATATCGATAGCCATACCCCATTTGTGTCCTTTGCTATCATGCTCTTCCCATAATGAAATAATATGAGCATGCTCGTTATTACCTGCACTTGGGTTTTTAATATACTCGTTTAACGAAGCTTCACGTAATAAATTACGGCCTTCAATAGTATGGTGAGTTTGAGTTTGCGCTAATTCGTAATCATCGCCAGTTTTGGTTAAAGTAATCGCTTCACTGGCATTGTACTTAAAGTTACCGTTTTCTAATGAAACTAAACCAAAAGCATTTTTACCTAAACCTTTACCAAAATGCGAAGCTACTTTACCATGCGTTTTTCCGTAACCAACGGCTAATCCAATAGTTGAATTGGCTTGACCAGGTTGAACTAATACAGGTAAACCTTCAATTTTGTTATTACCAACAGCTAAAGTAACTACATCACCATCTTTTAATTGGAATTTGTCGGCAGTTACTTTACCAATGGTTAAGTAATTATCCCAGCAAACTTTACTAATTGGGTCAGGTAATTCTTGTAACCAAGGGTTATTAGCATGTGTTCCATCGCTTAAACCTACTTTGGTATATAATTTTAATTCAGTATTGTTTTTGTTGTTTACATAATTAACAGTTACTCTGTTAGCTATTTCGCTGCTTAAAGGAGCTGCTGTAGCTGAACTAACTGCTTTTGGAGCCATTACATAAAATCCATCATGTAAAGCTTTGTTCCAAGCCTCTTCGCCTGCCATTAATATAGATGACTGCCAGTTGTTTTTTACGTAAGTGTAAAAATCAGTGGTATTACCAGCCCAAGTTAATAAACTTTCTTGTGCCTGACGGGTATCAAATACATTAGTAATAGTTGGCTGTGTTAAACCAAAGTAACCTACTTTAGGTTCAGCATCGTTCCAGCTTTCTAAGTAATGGTTATCCGGGGTTTGGAATTTACATAATTCACCTGTTTCGTCAGTTGACGCATTGGTTGAAATTGACGTTCCCACTTTGGCTAATGCTTTTTTAAATCTATCAGCATTGTAGTAGCTATAAGCAGGATTTGTATTGTAGAAAATTACTGCATCAACAGCACCACTTTCCATGTCAGCAACAAATGCTTCAAAAGCTGCATCATTGCCACTGGCTTGGTTTGAGTAATTATCTAAATCAATAGTAGTGCCTATATTGCCTAATAAGCCGTTAATAGCAGCTACTAATAATTGATTGTCTAGGTTATTTGAACCCGAAACTACTAATGATTGACCTTTAGCAGCTATTAATTCTTTAGCAGCTAAATCAACCGAGTTTACAGCTAATTCAATAGTAGGCACATTAAATGTTGGTGCGCCTGAAGCAGCAGCCACTTTATTGTAAATACTTAATAAAACTGCTCCTTCCATCGAAGGTTTAATAGGGAAACGGTAATCGGCATTTGAACCCGTAAGCGATAAATTGCTTTCAAAATGCAAATGACGGCTCATTTTTTTGTTTTCAGCCTTACGGTTTTTAGCCCAACCTTTAGTGTATTCAACCGGTGAAATCCAAGTACCTAAAAAGTCAGCACCAAAACTTACTATTACATTGGCTTTATCAAAGTTATATGAAGGAACAACTGCTTTACCAAAAGCAACGCGGTTGGCTTCAATTAATGCTGCATATGAAATGGCTTCGTAACCAACTGTTTTTGTTGATGGATACTTAGCTGTAAATTCAGCAATGGCTTTTTTAGTTGATGGGCTGGTAATAGTTGTTGTAACTATTCTAATATTTTTAGCTGAAGCTAAAGCTTTAGTAATATCAGCATCTACTGCTTTCCAGGTACTTTCGTTGCTACCGCTACGAGGTGCTTTTAAGCGCTCGTTATCGTACAAACCTAAAATACTGGCGTGGCCTGTAGCACAAACACCACCTTTAAATACTGGCGATTCGCTGTTACCTTCTATTTTAACCGGACGACCTTCGCGTGTTTTAACTAAAATACTACATCCTGTAGAGCAAGCACCACAAGTAGTAGCATACCAGTTAGGTATACCCGGGGTTATATTTTCTGGTTTAACTATATAAGGAATTGCATTTTTTACAGGAGTTCTGTTACAAGCAGCTAAAGCAACAGCCGAAATACTAAAACCAAAGTATTTCAAGAAATCACGTCTGTTAGATTGTAATTCTCCGTCAGAGTCAGTTAATACTTCTTCCAAAGGAATACCTTGTGCAAATTCATTTTTTTTGCTAGTAACAAATTTTGGATCGTTGTTTAACTCTTCTAAACCTTTCCAGTATTTATTTTTATTTTCCATTGATAATTTTTTCTTCCTTAATAAAATTTGAACCTGTTTAAATTTTGATTAGTAATGACATTTAGCACACTCTAATCCACCATTTTGAGCAACAGTGATAAAATCTTTGTTACTTGCTTTTAAGTCTTTGTGTAACTTTTCGTAGTAATCGTTATTAGCTACATCAACTTTAGCCTCACGGTGACAGTTAATACACCATCCCATTTGCAAGCTGCGTTGTTGGCTTACTACTTTCATTTTCTCAATCGGGCCATGGCAAGCTTGGCACTCTACTTTACCAATTTTAACGTGTTGAGAGTGGTTAAAATAAGCATGGTCAGGTAAATTGTGAATTCTTATCCATTTAATAGGTTGTTGTTTAAAGCCGGCTATATAAGCACCTTTTTCAGCATCGTAACCTACTGCATTATAAATTTTTTGAATTTCAGGTGAAACTTGTCCATTGTATTTATCTTTTGCTTTTACATACATATGGCAATTCATACAAGTACTAGCCGAAGGTATAGAAGCTTGTTTACTTTTATCGGCACTTGAGTGACAGTATTGGCAATTAATTTTGTATTTACCTGCGTGTAATTCGTGTGAGTAATTAATAGGTTGCGTTGGCGCATATCCTTTTTGTACACCTACTTCTTTGTTCGCAAAATCAAAACCGTATAAACCTAAAACAATAGTAATTACTGCTCCTACCGCTAAAGTACCTACTACAGGGTGTTTAACAAACAATTTGTAACGGATGGCTTTTTTGTTTTGTTTCCAGTGAATTTTAGGCTCTTCAGCCATTTCAGGATGTTTTTCGTTGTAAATGTTTTCAATTACTTTACGAATATTAACAAGTATAAAAATAATGGCTATTAAAATAACAGCAAAAATGGATAAGCCTATTAACATACCCTGGGTATAAAAACCACCGTCTCCGTTTGCAGGAGCAGCTCCACCTTCAGCGCCTGCAGTTGCAGCAGCCGGAGCAGGTCCACCTGTTTTAACGTAGGCTAAAATTGATTTAATTTGGTCATCGCTTAACTGAGGGAAAGCAGTCATTTGCGACTGATTGTACTCATTATAGATTTTATTGGCGTAAGCATCGCCTGATTTAATAACTGCTTGTGAGTTTTTAACCCATTTGATAAGCCAAGCTTCACTTTGTCTTTTATCAATGTCTTTTAGAGCAGGGCCAACAACTTTGTCGTTTATAGCGTGGCAAGCCGTACAATTTGCATTGAATAATTTTTCTCCCTCAGCAACATCAGCAAACGATAATTTTGTTACTAATAAAAGGGCCGTTAAAAATAGTACTATTTTATTAAGTCTCATCTATAATTTATTTTACAATACCTTTACAAATCTATATGTTGTTAAGTGTAGCACATCACTGATTTTTATCAATGAAGTCTAGGCTTAACAAGATGCGAATATAATAAGTTAAATGACGGATGATTTGCTGTTAATAAATAAATATTATTTAGATAAAATCTATTTAAAACATGCTGTAAATCTTTGTGTTTTATTTTTGCAGAAGCTTTTCAACAGTAATATCACTTAATTCCTGTTGATTGTCGAGATTTTCGAATGGAGAGTTTTTACTGATAAATTCCGGAACTATTTCTTTCATTTTTGATACAATAGCCATTTGGTTTTGCTTTTTGTATAAATCAAGCAATGAATTTACATCTGTTTGCACTTGTTCAAAATTATAATGACGTACTTTTCCTATCATTATTTTAGAATGATGGGTAGGCATGGTGTTTTCATCATCATTCAATAATTCTTCGTATATTTTTTCTCCCGGTCGTAAACCCGAGTATATTATTTGAATATCTTTTCCTAAGGTTAAACCCGAAAGCTTCACCATTTTTTTAGCTAAGTCTATAATTTTTACCGACTTACCCATATCAAAAATAAATATTTCGCCTCCCTGCCCCATAAATCCGGCTTCCAATACCAATTGGCAGGCTTCAGGAATGGTCATAAAATAACGGGTAATTTCCGGATGGGTAACCGTTATAGGCCCTCCCATTTCTATTTGTTTTCTGAAACGTGGAATAACAGAACCACTTGAACCCAATACATTACCAAAACGGGTAGTAATAAACTTGGTAGTACCGGTCTGGTTTAATTTGGCGTGGTTATTTAATGATTGTACGTAAATTTCGGCAATACGTTTAGAGGCTCCCATTATATTGGTTGGGTTTACTGCCTTATCAGTACTTACCATTACAAATTTTTCTACTTTATACTCTACCGCAAAATTGGCAATGGCTATAGTTCCACCTACATTGGTTTTTACTGCTTCCGATGGATTGTTTTCCATTAAAGGCACGTGTTTGTAGGCGGCAGCATGGTAAATAACATCAGGATGATACTTTTCAAAGATGGCTTTCATCCTTTCTTTATTGGTAATATCTGCTACCAATATATCTATTAGTTTATTCGACTGCTTATTAAGTGTTTCTGCTATAGACGATTCCAACTGGTACAAACCAATTTCGCTACAATCAACAGCTACAATTTTTTTAATTTTAAACTTACATAACTGGTTCACAATTTCGCTGCCAATAGAACCTGCAGCACCTGTTACCATAATTACTTTATTGTTTAACTCTTTGCCAATAGCGTCTATATCCAGTTCAATAGTATCTCTTTCTATTAAGTCTTCAATCTTAACCGTTTTTATCTGGTTAAAACTCAATTCCCCGTTAATCCATTTTTCAACAGGAGGAACACTCATTACATTGATATTGCTTGAAAGGCATTTGTCAATAATTTCCTGCTTACGGTTTTTACTCATATTAACCGCACTTATAATTACGTGGTCAATATTAAACTTGCGTAAAACCTCATCCAACTCATCGTCAAAGTCGTAAATGCGCACACCTTCAATTGATTTTCTTTTTTTACTTTGGTTATCATCAAAAAAGGCTTCAATTTTATTATTAAAACCACTGTGTTGTTCCAGTTTACGTTTGGTTATAATACCTGCTTCTCCTGCGCCAAAAATAGCATAGCTAACTACCTTACCTTTATTTTGATACGATGTTTTAAGGTATAATAATTTAACAAATATGCGGAACGAGCCAAGGAAAAAGGTAGTTAAAATAAAATCGAGAATAATAATAGAGGTAGGTATAAAAGTAATTTGACTGGCATAAAATACTTTATAAAAAATAGAAATGAATACCAAGCCTACACTGCTAAAAAGGGTGGTGTACAATATTTTAATTCCGTCCTGCACACTTGTATGGCGTATAATACCGGTATACAGTTTAAAGTACATCATAAATACAGCTTTAACCAAAACTATAATAGGAAGCACTTTAATAATTAACTCTAAAGTTCTATCGTCAACTCGTAAACTAAAACGTAAAATAACAGATGCTACAAAAGCAAAAGCGCAGATTCCAATATCAAAAGCAAATATTAACCAACGCGGAATATTTGAACTGTTATTAAAAAGTATACGTAATATTTTCATTTATTTTCTGTTGTGGCGCAAATATATATGAATTTTAATTGAAAAAAGAAAGCATTTTTTTAACTTCATTTACATCTTAATAAATACTTTACCAAATGCCTTACTCAATTCATAAACTGCACGTATTAATTTACGAATAAAAATAAAAATTGGATTTGCATGGTTTAGTTTTTATCAAATTTGCGTTTAAAACCCGGGTAAGTAAAAACACAAATCAAAATAATAAGTGCTCCAATATAAAATTGGCTATTCATTATTTCCGATTGGCCAAACAATAGCAGAGAAAACACCACCCCGTAAATAGGTTCTAAGTTATTGGTAATAATAACCGTAAAGGGTGTAAAGTATTTCATTATCTCTACACTCATGGTAAAAGCAACTGTGGTGCATAACACACTTAAAATGAGCAGCCAAATAAAATCTTCTGTGCTTAGTGACGGAAAAAATGATTCGGATTGCATAAATAACTTAACCAGCGTAATAATAATAAAAGCCCCTATAAACTCAACCAGCGTAATAACCGAACTATTATGTTTGGTTATGAGTTTACCGTTATAAGTACCAAAAAAAGCACCTGTTAAAGCTGCCAGTACCCCATAAATAACGCCTAAAAAGGCACCCGAATCAAAACTTAAAATAATAGCTAAGCCAATAAATATAACAATACCATAAAAGGCATCGCCCCAAAAAAACTTTTTCTTTAACAGCAGTGGTTGCATAAATGAAGCAAACAATGTCATGGTGCTAAAGCCTGCCATGGCAATGGAAACATTAGATACTTTAATAGCATGGTAAAAGAAAAACCAATGCAAGCCCACTATTAAACCCATAAAAAGCAATTCAAAAACTTCCTTTAAGCGGATATCAAATTTATACTTACGGTATAAAACAAAAACATACAAACTAAGCGAAGCCAGTATTAAACGCCACCAAACCAAATCCAATGCCTGTAAACTGATCAATTTCCCTAAAACAGGCGTTAAGCCCCATAGAAAAACAATAAAATGTAAGCGGAGAAGTTTATTGGTTTTTAGCAAATGCGTTAATTATTTAGGGGCTGTTTTTAAAAGAAACAAAGCTACTATTAAAAAGAAAGCGGGCGGAATCCATACAGCCAGCGTTGGCGGCAATACGGCTGTAAAACCCATTACATTAAATATTTGAATTAAAAACAAATAGGTAATAGTTAGAGCAAAACCCAGCGCTATATGCGCCCCTGTGCCTCCCCTGCTTTTTTTGCTTGAAACAGCTACCGCCAAAATAGTTAATATAAAAAATGAAGTAGGTACCGCTACTCTTTTGTACAACTCCACCATAAACTTATGTACGGGAGCACCTTTGCTTTTTTCTTTCCTGATATACTCGTTCAGTTCCGGATTGGTCATGCTCGATACATAATTGGCCTTTAACACAAATTCATCGGGTTTAATTTTTAAAACCGTATCCAAGCTGGCCAGTTTACGCAAGGGTTCATCGTTACCAATAAACAAACGTTGTTGTACATTTTCCAAGGTCCACAACTGTTTGGTTTTATTCCAAAGCAAACGCGTAGCAAATATTCTATTGTATATTTTATTTTTAGAGTAACCTTCAATGGTACAATTGTAGCCCACACTATCCA includes:
- a CDS encoding c-type cytochrome, translating into MRLNKIVLFLTALLLVTKLSFADVAEGEKLFNANCTACHAINDKVVGPALKDIDKRQSEAWLIKWVKNSQAVIKSGDAYANKIYNEYNQSQMTAFPQLSDDQIKSILAYVKTGGPAPAAATAGAEGGAAPANGDGGFYTQGMLIGLSIFAVILIAIIFILVNIRKVIENIYNEKHPEMAEEPKIHWKQNKKAIRYKLFVKHPVVGTLAVGAVITIVLGLYGFDFANKEVGVQKGYAPTQPINYSHELHAGKYKINCQYCHSSADKSKQASIPSASTCMNCHMYVKAKDKYNGQVSPEIQKIYNAVGYDAEKGAYIAGFKQQPIKWIRIHNLPDHAYFNHSQHVKIGKVECQACHGPIEKMKVVSQQRSLQMGWCINCHREAKVDVANNDYYEKLHKDLKASNKDFITVAQNGGLECAKCHY
- the nrfD gene encoding NrfD/PsrC family molybdoenzyme membrane anchor subunit; the encoded protein is MSYESPIRDLLVTGGKTYSDITKEITRPIENKPSKGWWIGFGLSTIVLAIWIFATTYTMLVGLGAWGLNKTVGWAFDITNFVFWVGIGHAGTLISAVLLLFRQKWRMSINRSAEAMTIFAVVCAASFILSHMGRPWVAYWPIPLPNALGSLWVNFNSPLVWDVFAISTYFSVSLVFWYVGLIPDIATVRDRATSKVRKFWYGFFAMGWNGSTKVWHRYEVISLILAAISTPLVLSVHSIVSMDFATSLVPGWHTTIFPPYFVAGAIFSGFGMVLTLLIVAREVLSYKDYITEAHLDAMCRVVMLTGTMVGLAYITEFFVAAYSGVEYEQYAFLNRAFGPYGWSYWIMMGCNLVAPQVFWIKWARTTPWFIFIMSIIVNIGMWFERFVIIVTSLHRDFLPSSWSMYTPTLVEVSILIGSFGLFFFLFFLFMKFLPSINMSELKSIVKTKHALELEKQYTELLKNNHKMPNHAHETKGDSVHGH
- a CDS encoding TAT-variant-translocated molybdopterin oxidoreductase, which produces MENKNKYWKGLEELNNDPKFVTSKKNEFAQGIPLEEVLTDSDGELQSNRRDFLKYFGFSISAVALAACNRTPVKNAIPYIVKPENITPGIPNWYATTCGACSTGCSILVKTREGRPVKIEGNSESPVFKGGVCATGHASILGLYDNERLKAPRSGSNESTWKAVDADITKALASAKNIRIVTTTITSPSTKKAIAEFTAKYPSTKTVGYEAISYAALIEANRVAFGKAVVPSYNFDKANVIVSFGADFLGTWISPVEYTKGWAKNRKAENKKMSRHLHFESNLSLTGSNADYRFPIKPSMEGAVLLSIYNKVAAASGAPTFNVPTIELAVNSVDLAAKELIAAKGQSLVVSGSNNLDNQLLVAAINGLLGNIGTTIDLDNYSNQASGNDAAFEAFVADMESGAVDAVIFYNTNPAYSYYNADRFKKALAKVGTSISTNASTDETGELCKFQTPDNHYLESWNDAEPKVGYFGLTQPTITNVFDTRQAQESLLTWAGNTTDFYTYVKNNWQSSILMAGEEAWNKALHDGFYVMAPKAVSSATAAPLSSEIANRVTVNYVNNKNNTELKLYTKVGLSDGTHANNPWLQELPDPISKVCWDNYLTIGKVTADKFQLKDGDVVTLAVGNNKIEGLPVLVQPGQANSTIGLAVGYGKTHGKVASHFGKGLGKNAFGLVSLENGNFKYNASEAITLTKTGDDYELAQTQTHHTIEGRNLLREASLNEYIKNPSAGNNEHAHIISLWEEHDSKGHKWGMAIDMNACTGCGACVVSCSAENNVPVVGRKEILNSREMHWIRIDRYYSFKDSKGVVTTKEKELDKKGSDVDYENVSVMYQPMMCQHCGHAPCETVCPVLATVHSSEGLNQMAYNRCVGTRYCANNCPYKVRRFNWFKYRENDQFDFHFNNDLGRMVINPDVTVRSRGVMEKCSFCVQRIQAGKLKAKIENRTMVDGDVKTACQQSCPADALVFGDMNDANSEISKLFKNERKYVLLEEYNVQPSVGYLTKIRNVNEPIAGEQKAPVAHHEEKHEPAKEAAHEAH
- a CDS encoding cytochrome c, which codes for MKLKNISIAILLGSGMAFIASCTAGGDNPGLEYAPNMYHSFAYEPLSQEEDKPNTINPNGMNMRLPAKHTIARGQADYATYDFPKTTEAYEAAGALKNPLSATVYNLAEGKRLYSINCTPCHGEDGQGNGTIVADGKFPKVPSYADRLPTINDGKAFYSVKYGRNLMGAYGTVLSPNQIWQVIHYVNTFKTTASAPSAAADSTVKN
- a CDS encoding nucleoside-diphosphate sugar epimerase/dehydratase translates to MKILRILFNNSSNIPRWLIFAFDIGICAFAFVASVILRFSLRVDDRTLELIIKVLPIIVLVKAVFMMYFKLYTGIIRHTSVQDGIKILYTTLFSSVGLVFISIFYKVFYASQITFIPTSIIILDFILTTFFLGSFRIFVKLLYLKTSYQNKGKVVSYAIFGAGEAGIITKRKLEQHSGFNNKIEAFFDDNQSKKRKSIEGVRIYDFDDELDEVLRKFNIDHVIISAVNMSKNRKQEIIDKCLSSNINVMSVPPVEKWINGELSFNQIKTVKIEDLIERDTIELDIDAIGKELNNKVIMVTGAAGSIGSEIVNQLCKFKIKKIVAVDCSEIGLYQLESSIAETLNKQSNKLIDILVADITNKERMKAIFEKYHPDVIYHAAAYKHVPLMENNPSEAVKTNVGGTIAIANFAVEYKVEKFVMVSTDKAVNPTNIMGASKRIAEIYVQSLNNHAKLNQTGTTKFITTRFGNVLGSSGSVIPRFRKQIEMGGPITVTHPEITRYFMTIPEACQLVLEAGFMGQGGEIFIFDMGKSVKIIDLAKKMVKLSGLTLGKDIQIIYSGLRPGEKIYEELLNDDENTMPTHHSKIMIGKVRHYNFEQVQTDVNSLLDLYKKQNQMAIVSKMKEIVPEFISKNSPFENLDNQQELSDITVEKLLQK
- a CDS encoding DMT family transporter, coding for MLKTNKLLRLHFIVFLWGLTPVLGKLISLQALDLVWWRLILASLSLYVFVLYRKYKFDIRLKEVFELLFMGLIVGLHWFFFYHAIKVSNVSIAMAGFSTMTLFASFMQPLLLKKKFFWGDAFYGIVIFIGLAIILSFDSGAFLGVIYGVLAALTGAFFGTYNGKLITKHNSSVITLVEFIGAFIIITLVKLFMQSESFFPSLSTEDFIWLLILSVLCTTVAFTMSVEIMKYFTPFTVIITNNLEPIYGVVFSLLLFGQSEIMNSQFYIGALIILICVFTYPGFKRKFDKN
- a CDS encoding DUF3341 domain-containing protein yields the protein MDTNKVILGIYNDPDHIYDTTKKLIHDGYRVRDVYSPFAIHGMDRVLGIKRSRLTVAAFCFAMTGIVLALTLQSYASYFDWQINVGGKPSLHIPTYIPITFELAILCTAFGMVGCFFAVNKMIWGKNADIIDIRVTDDLFVVAIDVVPNKTDITELSSLLKNNGAIEIREREFED
- a CDS encoding quinol:cytochrome C oxidoreductase, translating into MSHDTHIEIKEEKYTVTEGNKKWSYGLMIVGVLLTILGYFTYHPSIEGISAEDAHHLVAKRFWGNMLIDSYFTFIIATCAIIFVVISQLANAAWYVAIRRIPEAMSTYMIIGASFLLSIILINFYVLHGGIYHWAHPGVMESDPLLAKKTWYLAQPFYLVRLVLFTAFWIWAAAQIRKNSRNEDLIGGVENFDKNFKLSTYFLFIFGFTFSMLAWDLMMSIDAHWYSTIFTIYNFATGWVSALTITYLLVWYLRSKGYLAGVVTDEHQHDLGKFMFAFSVFWTYMWVAQFLLIWYANIPEEVVYYKERMFGSYQFNFYLNLLLNFVTPFFIFMMRDAKRNRKVGYIVGAALLIGHWNDCFLMVMPGAMDLPTAITPHNPTGSIEIPNQGIGFMEIGLLLFFAGLFLTVVMKALTKANLYPTRHPFIYESAMHDVGV